From one Montipora capricornis isolate CH-2021 chromosome 10, ASM3666992v2, whole genome shotgun sequence genomic stretch:
- the LOC138020987 gene encoding uncharacterized protein, translating into MHRESQDKGQQKPLGQGEFEERHHQNYEAGKKAAISSSESKDDTITSLNMLKITIEGLCPNSEITPPLPPKLIAPPLPPKKRALSSTFDEKSEVRSDVPRPVPLPRRKSNGRANSTKCSNENINNDSEDAMLQTKQQVDFREFVQSKRTISDDHETDPFPELPPRPIFLRPSGIDIAHAEMESLLAQEDDPPSLPAKKGKQSCRTSCKNEQARNEDKRPYIGGDSPTPPPLPPKNEFGSGLAYSVVNVSDWRKMEQKWFGYTEVKDKDTSLKEDCVFTDDNYEEVENDKAKKGTRLTSSERNNELLRQNEFAQNVDLEDSDDESHYEETESWLQTPPKVEISSREAKQKEEKKRRPLDTISRGFSSGENSNEPLKCCEKTSYAEKKDVLESPSRKLFIRRKEQKEEEKTIPSARHFRNIGASKCFGKAGHAGARPIGWISSRNEEDFMDINDIDHFLKIQKKLGRALSEVEDLKKRVRQEEDLTKEETTSLLNGNNRTDGTTRKPETRNDMKPDNGETEATIEAPSTMSFKTLKQKTQNEPGIKDNLALKMVGEEEAQTLPSPIDNVSGKEASIDEETGKVASNDDNEYVEYFERSYVNQEILIKTDSGYQVNEPAQRKTHEDEEDTPYYNTVCAANLRHSHKI; encoded by the coding sequence ATGCACCGTGAAAGCCAAGACAAAGGACAACAGAAGCCACTCGGTCAAGGCGAATTCGAAGAGAGACATCACCAAAACTATGAGGCGGGCAAGAAGGCAGCCATTTCTTCAAGTGAGAGCAAGGATGACACAATTACTTCCTTAAATATGTTAAAGATCACGATCGAAGGTCTTTGCCCAAATTCTGAAATAACACCTCCTCTACCACCCAAGTTAATAGCACCTCCTCTACCACCCAAGAAAAGAGCATTGTCGAGCACATTTGATGAAAAGAGCGAAGTACGATCCGATGTTCCTCGACCAGTTCCTTTGCCGCGGAGGAAGTCGAACGGGCGGGCAAATTCCACAAAGTGTTCAAATGAGAACATTAACAACGATTCTGAAGATGCAATGCTACAAACAAAACAGCAGGTTGATTTCAGAGAATTTGTTCAATCAAAAAGAACTATCTCGGATGATCACGAGACTGATCCTTTCCCTGAATTACCCCCTCGACCTATATTTCTGCGGCCATCGGGAATTGACATTGCGCATGCGGAAATGGAGAGCCTCCTTGCCCAAGAGGACGATCCGCCATCGCTCCCTGcgaaaaaaggaaagcaaagtTGTCGAACATCCTGCAAAAACGAGCAAGCTAGAAACGAAGACAAGCGACCATACATAGGAGGTGACAGTCCGACACCCCCACCACTACCCCCCAAAAACGAGTTTGGCAGTGGTTTGGCATACTCAGTAGTCAATGTTTCAGATTGGAGAAAGATGGAGCAGAAGTGGTTTGGGTATACTGAGGTGAAAGACAAAGACACCTCTTTAAAGGAAGACTGTGTCTTCACAGATGATAATTATGAGGAGGTTGAAAATGACAAAGCCAAGAAAGGCACGCGACTGACATCGAGTGAAAGAAATAATGAACTCCTTCGACAAAACGAATTTGCTCAAAATGTTGATTTGGAAGACAGTGACGACGAAAGTCATTACGAAGAAACAGAGAGCTGGCTGCAAACACCGCCCAAAGTCGAAATTTCAAGCCGGgaagcaaaacaaaaggaagaaaaaaagaggaggCCATTAGATACAATTTCCCGCGGCTTCAGCTCCGGTGAAAACAGTAATGAGCCCTTAAAATGCTGTGAAAAAACAAGTTACGCAGAAAAGAAGGACGTTCTTGAAAGTCCTTCAAGGAAATTATTTATCCGGaggaaagaacaaaaagaagaagaaaagacgATCCCATCAGCTCGACATTTCCGCAACATTGGCGCCTCAAAGTGTTTCGGAAAAGCAGGTCACGCAGGGGCGCGCCCAATTGGATGGATATCGAGCCGTAATGAAGAGGATTTCATGGACATTAACGACATcgaccactttttgaaaatacagaaaaaacTGGGTAGAGCACTTTCCGAGGTGGAAGATCTCAAAAAGCGAGTTAGGCAAGAAGAAGATTtaacaaaagaagaaacaacTTCTTTGCTCAACGGTAATAATAGAACAGACGGAACCACGAGGAAGCCAGAAACACGTAATGATATGAAGCCGGATAATGGTGAAACTGAAGCCACTATTGAAGCGCCTTCAACCATGTCTTTCAAAACATTGAAACAGAAAACCCAAAATGAACCAGGGATCAAAGATAACTTGGCACTGAAGATGGTGGGAGAGGAAGAGGCACAAACATTACCCTCACCTATAGATAACGTTTCTGGAAAAGAAGCATCAATTGACGAGGAAACTGGTAAAGTAGCATCGAACGATGACAACGAATACGTAGAGTATTTTGAAAGATCATACGTCAATCAGGAGATCTTAATAAAAACCGACTCCGGTTACCAGGTTAACGAACCAGCACAACGAAAAACGCACGAAGACGAAGAAGATACACCATACTACAACACCGTCTGCGCTGCTAATTTGAGGCATAGTCATAAAATATGA